A stretch of Microbacterium sp. LWH3-1.2 DNA encodes these proteins:
- the purH gene encoding bifunctional phosphoribosylaminoimidazolecarboxamide formyltransferase/IMP cyclohydrolase — translation MAGPSHDPALYRPRDVVAVRRALVSVSDKTDLLALGEALAAAGVEIVSTGGSATLLREAGLTVTDVSSVTGFPESLDGRVKTLHPSVHAGLLADLRLEDHERQLAELGIAPFELVVVNLYPFVETVRSGAQGDDVVEQIDIGGPAMVRASAKNYANVAIVVSPSSYPAVIDAVRAGGTTLVQRRELAARAFAHTAEYDRAVATWFTEGTLLEEDLPAHLTIKAERLATLRYGENSHQRAAIYTRNGGHGIAQAIQLQGKEMSYNNYVDADAALRAAFDMVKPAVAIIKHANPCGIAVTAPNALDPIASAHLRAHECDPVSAYGGVIAANGTVTLKMAENLKDIFTEVIVAPAFEPAALEVFKAKKNLRVLQLPADWQQERMDVRLVSGGLLLQDADRFPDDIESVAKDWQLVSGERPADEEMTNLIFAWKACRAVKSNAIVLAKNSATVGIGMGQVNRVDSCRLAVERAGDRAAGSVAASDAFFPFADGPQILLDAGISAIIQPGGSVRDEEVIAAAKAANVTMFFTNERHFFH, via the coding sequence ATGGCCGGACCGAGCCACGACCCCGCCCTCTACCGCCCCCGCGACGTCGTCGCGGTGCGACGCGCACTCGTGTCGGTGAGCGACAAGACCGACCTGCTGGCGCTCGGCGAGGCGCTGGCCGCCGCGGGTGTCGAGATCGTGTCGACGGGCGGCTCCGCGACGCTCCTGCGTGAGGCCGGCCTCACCGTCACCGACGTGTCGAGCGTCACCGGGTTCCCCGAGTCCCTCGACGGGCGCGTCAAGACCCTCCACCCGAGCGTGCACGCGGGACTCCTCGCCGACCTCCGCCTCGAGGATCACGAGCGCCAGCTCGCCGAGCTCGGCATCGCGCCGTTCGAGCTCGTCGTGGTGAATCTGTATCCGTTCGTCGAGACCGTGCGCTCCGGCGCGCAGGGCGACGACGTCGTCGAGCAGATCGACATCGGCGGCCCCGCAATGGTGCGGGCGTCGGCGAAGAATTACGCCAACGTCGCGATCGTCGTCTCCCCGTCTTCCTACCCCGCGGTCATCGACGCCGTCCGCGCCGGCGGTACGACTCTCGTGCAGCGCCGCGAGCTCGCCGCCCGCGCCTTCGCACACACGGCCGAGTACGACCGCGCCGTCGCCACCTGGTTCACCGAGGGCACGCTCCTCGAAGAGGATCTACCGGCGCACCTCACGATCAAGGCCGAGCGCCTCGCGACGCTCCGCTACGGCGAGAACTCGCACCAGCGTGCCGCGATCTACACCCGCAACGGCGGCCACGGCATCGCCCAGGCGATCCAGCTCCAGGGCAAGGAGATGTCGTACAACAACTACGTCGACGCCGACGCGGCCCTGCGCGCCGCCTTCGACATGGTCAAGCCCGCCGTCGCGATCATCAAGCACGCGAACCCCTGCGGCATCGCGGTGACCGCGCCGAATGCGCTCGACCCCATCGCGAGCGCGCACCTGCGCGCGCACGAGTGCGACCCGGTGTCGGCGTACGGCGGCGTGATCGCCGCCAACGGCACGGTGACCCTGAAGATGGCCGAGAACCTCAAGGACATCTTCACCGAGGTCATCGTCGCGCCCGCGTTCGAACCGGCCGCGCTTGAGGTCTTCAAGGCGAAGAAGAACCTGCGCGTGCTGCAGCTGCCCGCCGACTGGCAGCAGGAGCGCATGGACGTGCGCCTCGTCTCGGGCGGACTGCTGCTGCAGGACGCCGACCGCTTCCCCGACGACATCGAGTCCGTCGCGAAGGACTGGCAGCTGGTGTCGGGCGAGCGTCCCGCCGACGAGGAGATGACCAACCTCATCTTCGCCTGGAAGGCCTGCCGCGCCGTCAAGTCGAACGCCATCGTCCTCGCCAAGAACTCGGCGACCGTCGGCATCGGCATGGGTCAGGTGAACCGTGTCGACTCGTGCCGCCTCGCGGTCGAGCGGGCCGGTGACCGCGCCGCGGGTTCGGTCGCCGCATCCGACGCCTTCTTCCCCTTCGCGGACGGCCCGCAGATCCTGCTCGACGCAGGCATCTCGGCGATCATCCAGCCGGGCGGCTCGGTCCGCGACGAGGAGGTCATCGCCGCGGCGAAGGCCGCGAACGTGACGATGTTCTTCACGAACGAGCGCCACTTCTTCCACTGA
- a CDS encoding RDD family protein: MIWEIDDSTRAVEGLDGRGRPRPEYAATLGLRTAPFGRRVLSTSIELGILLVLQLPVLLVTLPALLSTTASPDAGNLGLVIACGAASAVLTSAFVVVQLVLHGRKGVTVGKAATGIRSVNVRTLERPGFWRGAMVRSLVLYGSFLVPLVGPVLVIACSPLFDPERRGRGWADLAGATWFVDARDGLNPYDVKRMRIARKTAATDLADERSELRSLATSATAPGTGAYIPVTRSSGGVVGAPRTDAYASTAEASGTDAASPASAPAPALAPAAVAPAGAAPAAIAPTGPSSGPGIPWTPPRLLPDASPAPTPAPAAPQAAPGAPARRSPSPADPATPGVVLEFDTGARIALDGSGILIGRDPAAGPGDAGLALVRLDDPSKSISKTHLALLRTGGSIIAIDRASTNGSAVIRDGVEHALPPGQGIAVRSGDTLLLGERRARVRIG, translated from the coding sequence GTGATTTGGGAGATCGACGACTCGACGCGTGCCGTCGAGGGGCTCGATGGGCGCGGCCGGCCGAGGCCGGAGTACGCCGCGACACTCGGGCTGCGCACGGCGCCGTTCGGGCGGCGCGTGCTCTCGACATCGATCGAGCTTGGCATCCTGCTGGTGCTCCAGCTCCCGGTCCTCCTCGTCACCCTTCCTGCGCTCCTGAGCACGACGGCGTCGCCGGACGCCGGCAACCTCGGTCTCGTCATCGCCTGCGGGGCGGCGTCGGCGGTGCTGACGAGCGCGTTCGTCGTGGTGCAGCTCGTGCTGCACGGGCGCAAAGGCGTCACCGTCGGCAAGGCCGCGACCGGGATCCGATCGGTCAACGTTCGCACGCTCGAGCGCCCGGGCTTCTGGCGGGGCGCGATGGTGCGCTCCCTCGTGCTGTACGGCAGCTTCCTCGTGCCGCTGGTGGGTCCGGTGCTCGTCATCGCGTGCTCGCCGCTGTTCGACCCCGAGCGACGGGGCCGCGGCTGGGCAGACCTCGCCGGGGCGACGTGGTTCGTCGACGCGCGTGACGGGCTCAACCCCTACGACGTCAAGCGCATGCGCATCGCCCGCAAGACCGCCGCCACGGACCTCGCGGACGAGCGCAGCGAGCTGCGCTCCCTCGCCACCTCGGCGACGGCCCCCGGCACCGGCGCCTACATCCCGGTCACCCGCAGCAGCGGGGGAGTCGTGGGTGCGCCGCGTACCGACGCGTACGCGTCGACCGCCGAGGCGAGCGGGACGGATGCCGCGTCCCCCGCGTCCGCTCCGGCGCCCGCGCTCGCACCTGCCGCCGTGGCGCCGGCCGGTGCCGCGCCGGCCGCCATCGCGCCCACGGGGCCCTCCTCCGGCCCGGGGATCCCGTGGACGCCGCCCCGGCTGCTGCCCGACGCGAGCCCCGCGCCCACGCCTGCCCCAGCAGCCCCGCAGGCCGCGCCCGGAGCCCCGGCGCGTCGATCGCCGTCGCCGGCCGACCCTGCGACGCCGGGCGTCGTCCTCGAGTTCGACACCGGCGCCCGCATCGCGCTCGACGGGTCCGGCATCCTGATCGGCCGCGATCCGGCGGCCGGGCCAGGGGACGCCGGTCTCGCGCTCGTTCGGCTGGACGACCCGTCGAAATCCATCTCGAAGACCCATCTGGCGCTCCTGCGCACGGGTGGCAGCATCATCGCGATCGACCGTGCATCGACCAACGGGAGCGCGGTGATCCGCGACGGCGTCGAGCACGCCCTTCCGCCCGGCCAGGGCATCGCGGTCCGCTCCGGAGACACCCTGCTGCTCGGCGAACGGCGCGCCCGCGTCCGCATCGGCTGA
- a CDS encoding FtsK/SpoIIIE domain-containing protein encodes MRLRLTLQRRNAQHIDIVVTSDTTATVQDVARHIVETDPARETVASPRDVLTLKVAPPTSSTFTMLSPETLISDAAVGSGFVASIVNLGEDYISTRAAGGPPAAILSIVGGPLVGREFPLPRGHFTLGRVAGNDIVLADPLISKSHARIEVGASVELVDLNSANGIVVDGGLVQRLRVIPGQRFSLGDTDIVVRMVQDFAPVEQDPVLERGGSLLFNRSPRVEPRYVGEELPEPRMPKDPVSRLFPWPMLVAPLILGMALFAMNGNPRSLLVVVMSPLMLLGNFISQRTQVGQRARKETEIFERTFEELEESLYRERPREREIRNAEVPPVAVVFDEAMRLGPMLWTRRPEHWNFLSVRLGTAEAPSRTTVKRSESPEALQEFVDRVDRLRDRYRMIDGVPVLESLQSVGVIGVAGGEREAADALRGLCVQLFGLHSPNELVAIALTEPRWATHLEWLKWLPHTSSERSPFREMPLSDSASTGAALLSGLEELVMQRSKAASSPRLPLDDEWDPMRYGTDVRRAAEEATFPGQTAVLVIVTADAPVDRARLTQVLERGADVGVYGLFVAPVVEALPAVCRSFIDVSQGLEHAHAGTVRSGVDYPETAVEGVSNELMTVLAKRLAPVVDSSTVVEDSSDIPNSVMFLSLVGSELAVDPGSAVERWRENNTIIDRSGAVLPRLKKAGTLRAIVGQGATDAMALDLRTQGPHALVGGTTGAGKSEFLQAWVLGMAAAHSPDRVTFLFVDYKGGSAFADCVELPHTVGLVTDLSPHLVRRALTSLRAELHHREHLFNRKKAKDLLELEKRRDPDTPPALVLVIDEFAALAGEVPEFVDGVVDIAQRGRSLGIHLIMATQRPAGVIKDNLRANTNLRVALRMADESDSKDVVDDPVAARFDPGIPGRGIAKTGPGRLVPFQSAYAGGWSTDEAPAADVGVAQLRFGSVQRWELPDSGESESHDIDPGPNDQKRIVATLVAAARAARIPAPRRPWLDDLETTVDLRQLRAGRPGFILLGKRDVPERQLQEPVYFEPDRDGSLLVYGTSGSGKSTVLRTVAIAAAMGRRAENIAVYGLDFGAGALKSLEVLPHVGSIIPGDDAERVQRIMRSLAGILDDRAKRFSAANASSIAEYRELTGRDESRIIVLLDGLPQFRAEWESTTARMPFYQAFMRILGEGRPLGVHVVATADRSGSVPTAISSNVSRRVVLRLSDENAYALLNAPKDVLDERSAPGRAIVDGFETQIAVLGGTPNVAEQTKLLGQWADELRALGAHEVDEIGSLPTRLAWQALPDRLGEFPVLGIAEDTLAAREFDPVGTFVVAGPPSAGKTNAMKALVTSMVRFDPTVRLFHFGGRRSQLKEFAPWMRSATTPDEAKELATELGELVADESIDARLMIVIEDVPQFADSPAERPLKALFQAVNRSEHLLIGDADVTQVTSGFGLVGDFKGGRKGIIIKPDAFDGDAVFKVPFPKVKRSDFPDGRGIFVQAGRQVTVQLPLVEASVLPVPQAAPQH; translated from the coding sequence ATGAGACTCAGACTCACCCTGCAGCGCCGGAACGCCCAGCACATCGACATCGTGGTCACCTCCGACACGACGGCGACCGTGCAGGATGTCGCGAGGCACATCGTCGAGACCGATCCGGCGCGCGAGACCGTCGCGTCACCGCGTGACGTGCTGACGCTCAAGGTGGCGCCTCCGACGTCGTCGACGTTCACGATGCTCTCGCCCGAGACGCTCATCAGCGACGCAGCCGTGGGCTCGGGCTTCGTCGCCTCCATCGTCAACCTCGGCGAGGACTACATCTCCACCCGCGCAGCCGGCGGCCCGCCGGCCGCGATCCTCTCGATCGTCGGCGGCCCGCTCGTCGGGCGCGAGTTCCCGCTGCCGCGCGGTCACTTCACCCTCGGCCGCGTGGCGGGCAACGACATCGTCCTGGCGGACCCGCTGATCTCCAAGTCGCACGCACGCATCGAAGTCGGTGCGTCGGTCGAGCTGGTCGATTTGAACTCGGCGAACGGCATCGTGGTGGACGGCGGCCTCGTGCAGCGCCTTCGCGTCATCCCCGGGCAGCGGTTCTCCCTCGGCGACACGGACATCGTGGTCCGCATGGTGCAGGACTTCGCGCCGGTGGAACAGGATCCCGTGCTCGAGCGGGGCGGCTCGCTCCTGTTCAACCGCAGCCCGCGCGTGGAGCCGCGGTACGTGGGCGAGGAGCTGCCCGAGCCGCGGATGCCGAAGGACCCGGTCTCGCGGCTGTTCCCGTGGCCGATGCTGGTCGCGCCTCTCATCCTCGGCATGGCACTGTTCGCGATGAACGGCAACCCTCGCTCGCTCCTGGTCGTGGTGATGTCGCCGCTCATGCTCCTCGGCAACTTCATCTCGCAGCGCACCCAGGTCGGCCAGCGCGCCCGCAAAGAGACCGAGATCTTCGAGCGCACGTTCGAAGAGCTGGAAGAGAGCCTCTATCGCGAACGGCCGCGCGAGCGCGAGATCCGCAACGCGGAGGTGCCGCCGGTGGCCGTCGTCTTCGACGAGGCGATGCGGCTCGGCCCGATGCTGTGGACCCGGCGACCCGAGCACTGGAACTTCCTGTCGGTGCGACTGGGCACCGCCGAGGCCCCGTCGCGCACGACGGTGAAGAGGTCCGAATCGCCCGAGGCGCTCCAGGAGTTCGTCGACCGCGTCGACCGGCTGCGGGATCGCTACCGCATGATCGACGGCGTGCCGGTGCTCGAGTCGCTGCAGAGCGTCGGGGTGATCGGCGTCGCGGGAGGCGAGCGGGAAGCCGCCGACGCCTTGCGCGGCCTGTGCGTCCAGCTGTTCGGCCTCCACTCGCCCAACGAATTGGTCGCGATCGCGCTCACCGAACCCCGATGGGCGACGCACCTCGAGTGGCTCAAGTGGCTTCCGCACACCTCCAGCGAGCGCAGTCCCTTCCGCGAGATGCCGCTGTCGGATTCGGCGTCGACCGGCGCAGCGCTGCTGTCGGGCCTCGAGGAGCTCGTCATGCAGCGCTCCAAGGCCGCCTCGTCGCCGCGCCTGCCGCTGGACGACGAGTGGGACCCGATGCGCTACGGCACCGATGTGCGCCGCGCCGCGGAGGAGGCCACCTTCCCCGGCCAGACCGCGGTGCTCGTCATCGTCACCGCCGACGCCCCGGTCGATCGCGCGCGCCTCACGCAGGTGCTCGAGCGCGGCGCCGACGTGGGTGTCTACGGCCTGTTCGTGGCGCCGGTCGTCGAGGCGCTGCCCGCCGTCTGCCGCAGTTTCATCGACGTGTCCCAGGGCCTCGAGCACGCCCACGCCGGCACGGTCCGCAGCGGCGTGGACTATCCGGAGACCGCGGTCGAGGGCGTGTCGAACGAGCTCATGACCGTGCTGGCCAAGCGGCTCGCCCCGGTCGTGGACTCGAGCACGGTCGTGGAGGACTCGTCCGACATCCCGAACTCGGTCATGTTCCTCTCGCTCGTCGGCAGCGAGCTCGCCGTGGATCCCGGCTCCGCCGTGGAGCGCTGGCGCGAGAACAACACGATCATCGACCGCTCGGGTGCGGTGCTGCCGCGCTTGAAGAAGGCCGGGACCCTCCGCGCGATCGTCGGACAGGGGGCCACGGACGCGATGGCCCTCGATCTGCGGACGCAGGGACCGCACGCCCTCGTGGGCGGCACCACCGGCGCGGGCAAGTCCGAGTTCCTCCAGGCCTGGGTGCTCGGGATGGCCGCCGCCCACAGCCCCGACCGCGTCACGTTCCTGTTCGTCGACTACAAGGGCGGCTCCGCCTTCGCAGACTGTGTCGAGCTTCCGCACACGGTGGGCCTCGTCACCGACCTGAGCCCGCACCTCGTGCGACGCGCGCTCACCAGCCTGCGCGCTGAGCTGCACCACCGCGAGCACCTCTTCAACCGAAAGAAGGCGAAGGACCTGCTCGAGCTGGAGAAGCGGCGCGACCCCGACACCCCGCCCGCCCTCGTGCTCGTCATCGACGAGTTCGCCGCGCTCGCGGGGGAGGTGCCCGAGTTCGTGGACGGTGTCGTCGACATCGCGCAGCGCGGGCGCTCGCTGGGGATCCACCTGATCATGGCCACGCAGCGGCCGGCGGGCGTCATCAAGGACAACCTGCGCGCCAACACCAACCTCCGCGTCGCGCTGCGCATGGCCGACGAGTCGGACTCGAAGGACGTCGTCGACGATCCCGTGGCCGCGCGCTTCGACCCGGGCATCCCCGGCCGCGGCATCGCCAAGACCGGCCCAGGCAGGCTCGTGCCGTTCCAGTCCGCCTACGCCGGTGGCTGGAGCACCGACGAGGCGCCTGCCGCCGACGTGGGCGTCGCGCAGCTGCGGTTCGGGTCCGTGCAACGGTGGGAGCTGCCGGACTCGGGCGAATCCGAATCGCATGACATCGATCCCGGGCCGAACGACCAGAAGCGCATCGTCGCGACCCTGGTCGCCGCCGCCCGGGCGGCGCGGATCCCCGCCCCTCGGCGCCCGTGGCTCGACGACCTCGAGACCACCGTCGACCTCCGCCAGCTGCGGGCGGGACGACCCGGCTTCATCCTGCTCGGCAAGCGCGACGTGCCCGAGCGGCAGCTGCAGGAGCCGGTGTATTTCGAGCCCGACCGCGACGGCTCTCTTCTGGTGTACGGCACCAGCGGCTCGGGCAAGTCCACCGTGCTGCGCACGGTCGCGATCGCCGCGGCGATGGGGCGCCGCGCCGAGAACATCGCGGTGTACGGTCTGGACTTCGGCGCCGGCGCGCTCAAGAGCCTCGAGGTGCTGCCGCACGTCGGCTCGATCATCCCCGGCGACGACGCCGAGCGCGTGCAGCGCATCATGCGCTCGCTGGCCGGCATCCTCGACGACCGCGCCAAGCGGTTCAGCGCGGCAAACGCCTCGAGCATCGCGGAATACCGCGAGCTGACCGGGCGCGACGAGTCGCGCATCATCGTTCTCCTGGACGGCCTTCCGCAGTTCCGCGCCGAGTGGGAGTCGACGACCGCGCGGATGCCGTTCTATCAGGCGTTCATGCGCATCCTCGGCGAGGGTCGCCCCCTCGGTGTGCACGTCGTCGCGACGGCGGACCGCTCCGGGTCGGTCCCCACCGCCATCAGCTCGAACGTGTCGCGCCGGGTGGTGCTGCGGCTCTCCGACGAGAACGCGTACGCCCTGCTCAACGCACCCAAGGACGTGCTCGACGAGCGCTCGGCACCGGGCCGTGCCATCGTCGACGGCTTCGAGACGCAGATCGCGGTGCTCGGCGGCACGCCGAACGTGGCGGAGCAGACCAAGCTCCTCGGCCAGTGGGCCGACGAGCTGCGGGCGCTCGGCGCACACGAGGTGGACGAGATCGGCTCGCTGCCGACACGGCTCGCCTGGCAGGCGCTGCCGGATCGCCTCGGCGAGTTCCCGGTGCTCGGCATCGCCGAAGACACGCTCGCGGCCCGCGAGTTCGATCCCGTCGGCACGTTCGTCGTCGCAGGGCCGCCGTCGGCCGGCAAGACCAACGCGATGAAGGCGCTGGTCACGTCGATGGTGCGCTTCGATCCGACGGTGCGGCTCTTCCATTTCGGGGGCCGGCGCTCGCAGCTCAAGGAGTTCGCCCCCTGGATGCGCAGCGCCACGACGCCCGACGAGGCGAAGGAGCTGGCGACCGAGCTCGGCGAGCTCGTCGCCGACGAGTCGATCGACGCGCGGCTGATGATCGTGATCGAAGACGTGCCGCAGTTCGCCGACTCGCCGGCGGAGCGCCCTCTCAAGGCGCTGTTCCAGGCGGTCAACCGCAGCGAGCATCTGCTCATCGGCGACGCCGACGTCACGCAGGTCACCAGTGGCTTCGGCTTGGTGGGCGACTTCAAGGGCGGCCGTAAGGGCATCATCATCAAGCCCGACGCCTTCGACGGCGACGCGGTGTTCAAGGTGCCGTTCCCGAAGGTCAAGCGGTCCGACTTCCCCGATGGCCGCGGCATCTTCGTGCAGGCGGGGCGCCAGGTCACGGTCCAGCTGCCGCTGGTCGAGGCATCCGTCCTCCCCGTTCCGCAGGCGGCGCCGCAGCACTGA
- a CDS encoding WXG100 family type VII secretion target: MADFGASYAEMEQVASSLSQARDDIQGQLDALKGQVDTLLGEDFKTQHASGKFGEGYTELTTGLKGAVDGINDMSESLLGMMRAIQDLDQQLAGG; this comes from the coding sequence ATGGCTGATTTCGGTGCTTCGTATGCGGAGATGGAGCAGGTGGCGTCGTCGCTGTCGCAGGCTCGTGATGACATCCAGGGTCAGTTGGACGCGCTGAAGGGCCAGGTGGACACGCTGCTGGGTGAGGACTTCAAGACGCAGCACGCGTCGGGCAAGTTCGGTGAGGGGTACACCGAGCTGACGACGGGTCTGAAGGGTGCTGTGGACGGCATCAACGACATGTCGGAGTCGCTGCTGGGCATGATGCGTGCCATCCAGGACCTCGACCAGCAGCTCGCCGGCGGCTGA
- a CDS encoding WXG100 family type VII secretion target: MADFGASYAEMEQVASSLSQARDDIQGQLDALKSQVDTLLGEDFKTQHASGKFGEGYTELTTGLKGAVDGINDMSESLLGMMRAIQDLDQQLAGG, from the coding sequence ATGGCTGATTTCGGTGCTTCGTATGCGGAGATGGAGCAGGTGGCGTCGTCGCTGTCGCAGGCTCGTGATGACATCCAGGGTCAGTTGGACGCGCTGAAGAGCCAGGTGGACACGCTGCTGGGTGAGGACTTCAAGACGCAGCACGCGTCGGGCAAGTTCGGTGAGGGGTACACCGAGCTGACGACGGGTCTGAAGGGTGCTGTGGACGGCATCAACGACATGTCGGAGTCGCTGCTGGGCATGATGCGTGCCATCCAGGACCTCGACCAGCAGCTCGCCGGCGGCTGA
- a CDS encoding DNA-3-methyladenine glycosylase 2 family protein, with product MSLAMTFEERYRAIDSRDARFDGQFVTAVRSTGIYCRPSCPARTPKASNVTFYPTSAAAHEAGYRACKRCLPEAAPGSPQWNLRGDTAGRAMRLIADGVVEREGVPGLALRLGYSPRHLTRLLTAELGAGPLALSRAHRAQTARMLLVGTELSAADVAFSSGFASVRQFNDTIREVFGMPPLELRARRRVSRHEGPGAPAPGVTIDLALPHRGAMDAQGLFSWMAARAVSGAEAATASTFARTIRLPHGPAWFELRLDDLGQVRLRAALTNLADLSMLVTRARRLFDLDADPDAVDDSLARHPELAPLVAALPGIRVPGAADPHEMLIRAMVGQQITVVAARTALTALTAALGEEVPAFAGMMSLGAGADDNPAPARLFPTMAAIAERGHEALRGPAARIRAITGAASALAEGSLILTAGDDAAEQRAALLAMPGIGPWTADYVRMRVLADPDVFLPGDVAVRAGAAAAGLPAEARALDAWAARTAPWRSYLTAHLWRAVPPRPAAPRRVAASVISSSLITTGGMS from the coding sequence ATGAGCCTGGCCATGACGTTCGAGGAGCGCTACCGCGCGATCGATTCGCGCGACGCCCGCTTCGACGGGCAGTTCGTCACCGCGGTGCGCTCGACCGGGATCTACTGCCGTCCGAGCTGCCCCGCCCGCACTCCCAAGGCCTCGAACGTCACGTTCTACCCCACAAGTGCCGCCGCGCACGAGGCGGGCTACCGTGCCTGCAAGCGCTGCCTGCCCGAGGCGGCGCCCGGCTCGCCGCAGTGGAACCTGCGTGGCGACACCGCAGGACGCGCCATGCGGCTCATCGCCGACGGCGTCGTCGAGCGCGAGGGCGTCCCCGGCCTCGCACTGCGCCTCGGCTACTCACCGCGCCACCTGACGCGGCTGCTCACCGCCGAGCTCGGCGCCGGCCCGCTGGCCCTCAGCCGCGCACACCGCGCGCAGACCGCCCGGATGCTGCTCGTCGGCACCGAACTCTCGGCCGCCGATGTCGCGTTCTCCAGCGGGTTCGCGAGCGTGCGCCAGTTCAACGACACCATCCGTGAGGTGTTCGGGATGCCGCCGCTCGAGCTGCGCGCGCGGCGTCGCGTCTCGCGCCACGAAGGGCCGGGTGCGCCTGCGCCCGGAGTCACGATCGACCTCGCCCTCCCGCACCGCGGCGCGATGGATGCACAAGGACTCTTCTCATGGATGGCGGCCCGCGCCGTCTCGGGCGCCGAGGCGGCGACCGCCTCCACGTTCGCCCGCACGATCCGCCTTCCGCACGGCCCCGCCTGGTTCGAGCTGCGCCTCGACGACCTGGGGCAGGTGCGGCTGCGGGCCGCGCTCACGAATCTCGCCGACCTGTCGATGCTCGTCACCCGGGCGCGGCGCCTCTTCGATCTCGACGCCGACCCGGACGCGGTGGACGACTCGCTGGCGCGGCATCCGGAGCTCGCTCCTCTCGTGGCTGCGTTGCCGGGCATCCGGGTTCCGGGTGCCGCCGATCCGCACGAGATGCTGATCCGCGCGATGGTCGGCCAGCAGATCACGGTGGTCGCGGCTCGCACCGCGCTGACGGCGCTCACCGCCGCGCTCGGCGAGGAGGTCCCGGCATTCGCGGGGATGATGTCGCTCGGCGCCGGCGCCGACGACAACCCCGCTCCTGCCCGTCTGTTCCCGACGATGGCCGCCATCGCAGAGCGCGGCCACGAGGCGCTCCGCGGTCCGGCCGCGCGCATCCGCGCCATCACCGGAGCCGCCTCGGCTCTCGCCGAAGGGTCGCTCATCCTCACCGCCGGCGACGACGCCGCCGAGCAGCGCGCCGCTCTCCTCGCGATGCCCGGCATCGGACCCTGGACCGCCGACTACGTGCGCATGCGAGTGCTCGCCGACCCCGACGTCTTCCTTCCGGGCGATGTGGCCGTGCGGGCGGGCGCCGCGGCAGCGGGGCTCCCCGCCGAGGCCCGCGCGCTCGACGCCTGGGCCGCCCGCACCGCTCCCTGGCGCAGTTACCTCACCGCTCACCTGTGGCGCGCCGTCCCGCCGAGGCCTGCCGCGCCGCGCCGGGTCGCGGCATCCGTCATCTCTTCATCGCTCATCACGACCGGAGGCATGTCATGA
- a CDS encoding methylated-DNA--[protein]-cysteine S-methyltransferase: MTTATIQTLDTPDGAFTILADDGGRVLASGWTADAGTILARLADRVRPSSVEEGETDAAAAVAAYYGGDLAAIDEVAVSQHGTAMQLAGWAALRRIAPGRPLTYSEFAVELGSPSAVRAAASICARNAPALFVPCHRVLRTDGTLGGFAWGLPVKQRLLEREAAVPALI; this comes from the coding sequence ATGACCACCGCCACCATCCAGACCCTCGACACCCCCGACGGCGCGTTCACGATCCTCGCCGACGACGGCGGACGCGTGCTCGCCTCAGGGTGGACCGCCGACGCCGGCACGATCCTCGCGCGCCTCGCGGACCGCGTGCGTCCGTCGTCGGTCGAGGAGGGCGAGACGGATGCCGCCGCCGCCGTCGCCGCCTACTACGGCGGAGACCTTGCCGCGATCGACGAGGTCGCGGTGTCGCAGCACGGCACCGCGATGCAGCTCGCAGGGTGGGCTGCGCTGCGGCGCATCGCCCCGGGGCGCCCGCTCACGTACAGCGAGTTCGCCGTCGAGCTCGGGTCTCCGAGCGCGGTGCGTGCCGCAGCATCCATCTGCGCCCGCAACGCGCCCGCGCTGTTCGTGCCGTGCCATCGGGTGCTGCGCACGGACGGCACGCTGGGCGGGTTCGCCTGGGGGCTCCCCGTCAAGCAGCGCCTGCTCGAGCGAGAAGCGGCGGTGCCCGCGCTGATCTGA